In Streptomyces sp. DG2A-72, one genomic interval encodes:
- a CDS encoding transporter, with translation MTADITPVVVRLKLSLLRNGLRQSGGRKAAYIASAVVALLFAALQLLGLILLRGNEHATSVVVLLVAVLALGWAVMPLFFPSGDETLDPTRLVMLPLRPGPLVRALLVASLVGIGPLFTVCMLAGSVVAVAHGGVAYVVGVVGVVLALLVCVALARAVAAANIRLLTSRRGRDLAVLSGLVIAVGAQLVNFGAQRLGSAGLGQLDPFADVLKWVPPASAIGAADSASDGSYGIAVLQLALSALALWLLLRQWSGHLNRLMTAPDGSTLQSAEGVARERTSTGLSRFLPVGRTGTVMERSLRYVWRDPKTKAAWVTSLAIGLIVPLFNALQGTGSIYFACFAAGMLGIQMYNQFGQDTSAFWMVAMTISSTKDAYVELRARALALLVITLPYAALVTVLTTALLGDWAKLPEVLGLSFALLGAMLATGAWTSARFPYSIPQEGYKNVAPGQAGLAWIAIFGGMVAAALLCAPVIGVTIWLNVSADGGDWTWVLLPVGVAYGAAVTWLGLRLAAPRTAERLPEILTAVSKG, from the coding sequence ATGACCGCCGACATCACCCCGGTCGTCGTACGGCTGAAGCTGTCGCTGCTGCGCAACGGGCTACGGCAGTCCGGTGGGCGCAAAGCCGCCTACATCGCGTCCGCCGTCGTCGCGCTGCTCTTCGCCGCACTGCAACTGCTGGGGCTGATCCTGCTGCGCGGCAACGAGCATGCGACGTCGGTGGTCGTGCTCCTCGTCGCGGTGCTGGCGCTGGGCTGGGCGGTGATGCCGCTGTTCTTCCCCAGCGGCGACGAGACCCTCGACCCCACCCGCCTGGTGATGCTGCCGCTGCGTCCCGGGCCGCTCGTGCGGGCGCTGCTGGTGGCCTCGCTGGTGGGCATCGGGCCGCTGTTCACGGTGTGCATGCTCGCCGGTTCCGTCGTCGCGGTGGCGCACGGGGGTGTGGCGTACGTCGTCGGAGTCGTCGGTGTGGTGCTGGCGCTGCTGGTGTGCGTGGCCCTCGCGCGGGCCGTCGCCGCCGCCAACATCCGGTTGCTGACCAGCCGCAGGGGCCGTGATCTCGCGGTGCTCAGTGGTCTGGTGATCGCCGTCGGGGCGCAGCTCGTCAACTTCGGGGCGCAGCGGCTGGGTTCGGCCGGGCTGGGGCAGCTCGACCCCTTCGCCGACGTGCTGAAGTGGGTGCCGCCCGCGTCGGCGATCGGGGCGGCGGACTCGGCGAGCGACGGCTCGTACGGGATCGCTGTTCTGCAACTCGCCCTGAGCGCCCTGGCGTTGTGGCTGCTGCTGCGGCAGTGGTCGGGGCATCTGAACCGGCTGATGACCGCGCCCGACGGGTCCACCCTCCAGAGCGCCGAGGGCGTCGCCCGCGAGCGGACCTCGACCGGACTGTCGCGTTTCCTGCCGGTCGGCCGGACCGGCACGGTCATGGAGCGCAGCCTGCGCTATGTGTGGCGCGACCCCAAGACCAAGGCCGCCTGGGTGACTTCGCTCGCCATCGGTCTGATCGTGCCGCTGTTCAACGCCTTGCAGGGCACCGGCTCGATCTACTTCGCCTGCTTCGCCGCGGGGATGCTCGGCATCCAGATGTACAACCAGTTCGGGCAGGACACCTCCGCGTTCTGGATGGTCGCGATGACGATCTCGTCCACGAAGGATGCGTACGTCGAACTGCGCGCGCGTGCCCTCGCGTTGCTGGTGATCACGCTGCCGTACGCCGCGCTGGTCACCGTGCTGACGACGGCGCTGCTCGGCGACTGGGCCAAGCTGCCCGAGGTGCTGGGGCTGTCCTTCGCGCTGCTCGGCGCGATGCTGGCGACCGGGGCGTGGACGTCGGCACGCTTCCCGTACTCCATCCCGCAGGAGGGCTACAAGAACGTCGCCCCCGGACAGGCCGGACTCGCCTGGATCGCCATCTTCGGCGGCATGGTCGCAGCGGCGCTGCTGTGCGCCCCGGTCATCGGCGTCACGATCTGGCTGAACGTGAGCGCGGACGGCGGCGACTGGACGTGGGTGCTGCTGCCGGTGGGTGTCGCGTACGGGGCCGCTGTCACTTGGCTGGGCCTGAGGCTGGCGGCCCCTCGGACGGCGGAACGACTGCCGGAGATCCTTACGGCGGTTAGCAAGGGCTGA
- a CDS encoding ABC transporter ATP-binding protein: MTSAVVVRGLWKRFGQQVAVAGVDLELPAGKFIGLVGPNGAGKTTTLSMVTGLLRPDQGSVEVVGHDVWRDPVEVKARIGVLPEGLRLFERLSGRELLGYTGRLRGLPGAEVDKRATQLLDVLDLAGAQHKLVVDYSTGMRKKIGLATALLHNPEVLFLDEPFEGVDPVSAQTIRGVLERYTGSGATVVFSSHVMELVESLCDWVAVMAAGRIRAHGPLAEVRGDAASLQQAFLELVGANGRNAGSDLDWLGGGAR, from the coding sequence ATGACGTCTGCTGTTGTGGTGCGTGGGCTCTGGAAGCGGTTCGGGCAGCAGGTTGCCGTTGCCGGGGTTGATCTTGAGTTGCCTGCCGGGAAGTTCATCGGGCTCGTCGGCCCGAACGGTGCCGGGAAGACCACCACCCTCTCCATGGTCACCGGGCTGCTCCGGCCCGATCAGGGGTCCGTCGAGGTCGTCGGGCATGACGTGTGGCGGGATCCGGTCGAGGTGAAGGCGCGGATCGGGGTGCTGCCTGAGGGACTGCGGCTGTTCGAGCGGCTGTCGGGACGGGAACTGCTCGGCTACACCGGTCGGTTGCGAGGGCTGCCCGGTGCCGAGGTGGACAAGCGGGCGACGCAGTTGCTGGATGTGCTGGATCTTGCCGGGGCCCAGCACAAGCTGGTCGTCGACTACTCGACCGGGATGCGGAAGAAGATCGGGCTCGCGACGGCGCTGCTGCACAATCCCGAAGTGCTGTTCCTGGACGAGCCGTTCGAGGGCGTCGACCCGGTGTCCGCGCAGACCATCCGGGGTGTGCTGGAGCGGTACACCGGCTCCGGGGCGACCGTCGTCTTCTCCTCGCATGTGATGGAGCTCGTGGAGTCGCTGTGCGACTGGGTGGCCGTGATGGCCGCCGGGCGTATCCGGGCGCACGGGCCGCTGGCCGAGGTGCGGGGCGACGCCGCCTCGCTCCAGCAGGCGTTTCTGGAGCTCGTGGGGGCGAACGGGCGGAACGCCGGGTCCGATCTCGACTGGCTGGGCGGCGGGGCACGATGA
- a CDS encoding bifunctional DNA primase/polymerase, translated as MMSVEETIASTEAAQIPKQRGESLLDTAVRYAEERHWDVFPGAWLEAVDGVQRCSCGDVACAAPGAHPTRPDWATQATGSATVARRMWQKQPTASILLPTGRTFDAISVPETAGFLALARMERMELTLGPVTLTPDRRMEFFVLPGAAAKVPDLVRKLGWAVASLDLVALGEGAWVAAPPTRFGSRGAVQWACRPTPANRWLPDAEELISPLAYACGRDR; from the coding sequence GTGATGAGCGTGGAAGAGACGATCGCGAGCACCGAAGCCGCCCAGATTCCGAAGCAGCGTGGGGAATCGCTGCTGGACACCGCCGTTCGCTACGCCGAGGAGCGCCACTGGGACGTCTTCCCGGGGGCCTGGCTGGAAGCCGTCGACGGGGTGCAGCGCTGCTCGTGCGGCGATGTCGCGTGCGCCGCGCCCGGCGCGCATCCGACGCGGCCGGACTGGGCGACGCAGGCGACGGGCAGTGCGACCGTTGCGCGCCGGATGTGGCAGAAGCAGCCGACGGCGTCGATCCTGCTGCCGACGGGGCGTACGTTCGACGCGATTTCCGTTCCGGAGACGGCGGGGTTTCTGGCGCTGGCCCGGATGGAGCGGATGGAGCTCACGCTGGGGCCGGTGACGCTGACTCCGGATCGGCGGATGGAGTTCTTCGTGCTGCCGGGGGCCGCGGCGAAGGTTCCCGACCTGGTGCGCAAGCTGGGGTGGGCGGTCGCTTCGCTGGATCTCGTGGCGCTCGGGGAGGGTGCGTGGGTGGCTGCGCCTCCTACGCGGTTCGGGTCTCGGGGGGCTGTGCAGTGGGCTTGTCGGCCTACGCCGGCGAATCGGTGGTTGCCGGATGCGGAGGAATTGATCTCGCCGCTTGCCTATGCGTGTGGGCGGGATCGGTAG
- a CDS encoding transcriptional regulator, whose protein sequence is MAARPLVARQPNERLQALIQEAGCSNAGLARRVNMCGAEHGLDLRYDKTSVARWLRGQQPRGRAPAIIAEALGRKLGRTVTIDEIGMANGKNLASGVGLQFSPTVLGAIEQVCELWRSDVGRRDFLSGSSVAASALVEPSRDWLISSPDSQVARSAGPRVGESDVAAVKAMTQALVDLDHQYGSGHVRPVVVHYLNSVVSGLLAGSYREAVGRELFAAVARLTELAGYMAIDTGQPGLAQRYYIQALRLAQAAGDRAYGGYVLAASMSHLAAQLGNPREIAQLARAAQEGARGRVTPRAEAMFYAAEARGHALMGDARAAHAASGRAVSALESADPSSGDDPAWIAHFDEAYLADELAHCHRDLGQAEAAARRAEECLSGLPESRARRRAIGYVLLATAQVQQREVEQAVHTGLKAVALLETLRSNRGAEYLEDFQQRLEPFRDEPVVREFGARLELQAAA, encoded by the coding sequence ATGGCCGCAAGGCCTCTCGTCGCGCGGCAGCCGAACGAACGGCTGCAGGCGCTCATTCAAGAAGCGGGTTGTTCCAACGCCGGGCTGGCCCGCCGAGTGAACATGTGCGGTGCCGAACACGGCCTCGACCTGCGCTACGACAAGACGTCCGTCGCCCGCTGGCTGCGCGGACAGCAGCCACGCGGACGCGCTCCGGCGATCATCGCCGAGGCGCTGGGGCGCAAGCTGGGCCGTACGGTCACGATCGACGAGATCGGCATGGCCAACGGCAAGAACCTCGCCTCGGGCGTCGGCCTCCAGTTCTCGCCGACGGTACTGGGCGCCATCGAGCAGGTCTGTGAGCTGTGGCGCAGTGACGTCGGCCGGCGGGACTTCCTCTCCGGCTCCTCCGTCGCCGCGTCCGCGCTCGTGGAGCCGAGCCGGGACTGGCTGATCTCCTCGCCCGACTCGCAGGTGGCGCGCTCGGCGGGCCCGCGGGTGGGGGAGTCCGACGTGGCGGCCGTGAAGGCCATGACCCAGGCGCTGGTCGACCTGGACCACCAGTACGGCAGCGGGCATGTGCGCCCGGTGGTCGTGCACTACCTGAACAGCGTGGTCTCCGGCCTGCTGGCGGGGTCGTACCGGGAGGCCGTGGGGCGTGAACTCTTCGCAGCGGTGGCCCGTTTGACGGAGCTTGCGGGCTATATGGCCATCGACACCGGGCAACCGGGCCTGGCCCAGCGCTACTACATCCAGGCGCTGAGGCTCGCGCAGGCGGCGGGCGACCGGGCGTACGGCGGGTATGTGCTCGCCGCGTCCATGAGCCATCTCGCCGCGCAGCTCGGAAATCCGCGGGAGATCGCGCAGTTGGCGCGGGCGGCGCAGGAGGGGGCGCGGGGTCGCGTCACCCCGCGCGCGGAGGCCATGTTCTACGCGGCCGAGGCCCGGGGGCACGCGTTGATGGGGGACGCGCGGGCCGCCCACGCGGCGTCGGGGCGTGCGGTGAGCGCGCTGGAGTCGGCCGACCCGTCCTCCGGCGACGACCCGGCGTGGATCGCGCACTTCGACGAGGCCTATCTGGCCGACGAGTTGGCGCACTGCCACCGTGACCTGGGGCAGGCCGAGGCGGCGGCACGGCGGGCGGAGGAGTGCCTGTCCGGGCTGCCCGAGTCGCGGGCGCGGCGCCGGGCGATCGGCTACGTCCTGCTGGCCACCGCACAGGTCCAGCAGCGCGAGGTCGAACAGGCCGTGCACACGGGACTGAAGGCCGTGGCACTGCTGGAGACCCTGCGCTCCAACCGGGGCGCCGAGTACCTGGAGGACTTCCAGCAGCGGCTGGAGCCGTTCCGGGACGAGCCGGTGGTAAGGGAGTTCGGGGCGCGGCTGGAGTTGCAGGCGGCGGCATGA